The genomic segment GCAAGGGTAGatgtgtattgggaaatcagcgtgaagcaagggagtgctacaatgcctcgatcaacAAGGCAAAGAGGGTGTATTGAGAGATGttcccagaaaagagttgcaagtggaaattgatgctcaggcccactcaggtgataatgtcatcaaatagggtgttgcccaaagcaaggatagagacttggatccttgctttggggattttgaggaagaaattggacccatggaggaccttgaagaggtccaactcgatgaagaaaatccgaatagggttgtgaaagtcggtaaaaacttagagacaaaaacaaaacaagcactggtggagtttttaaggaggaagcaggaattctttgcctggtcgcacaaagacatggtcgggatagaccctgtagtcatcagccatgtcctgaacatcgacaagagttttccaccggtgcaacaaaaaagaaggctgttcaacaaagatagatcaaaggccttaaaagaagaagtcaaaaaCCTGAAGGAGAATGAGTTCATCtaggtggcgttttatccatcatggctCTCTAATCCTGTGTTAGTTCCCAAGcagaatggcaaatggcgaacatgcgtggatttcacagacctcaataaagcccgccctaaggattgtttcccaatCCCTaagatcgaccagctggtcaatgccactgcagggcatgagattctatcttttatggatgcatactccaaatataatcagattagcatgcatccccctgatgaggatcacactagcttgcggacagatacagggctttactgttacaaagtaatgcctttcgttttgaaaaacgctagtgcgacttaccagcgactagtcaaccacatgtttaaagaactgatcggcacaaacatggaggtctacatcgacgacatactggtcaagtcgaagaaggcagaagggcatataaaggatttgcagaagtgcttcaacgtcttaaacaaatatcagatgaagttgaatccccttaaatgctccttcggagtaggatcggggaagttcttgggatttatagttaactcgagaggaattgaagccaattctttgaaaattaaagccctgatcgatatgaaatgaCTAGCGAAGATTAAGAAGGTTCAATGTTTagctggaagaattgccgctctcagtagattcattttgaagtcaacagataagtgcgtttcATTTTTTACTCTTCTTAGAGGCagcaaaaagtttgaatggacggagtagtgcgagcaggcttttcaagcattgaaaaCTCACATGGttcaaccacccatcctgtcaaagccggttgataaggaaactttgttcatctacatggcgatcacggaatatgctACTAGTatcgttttagtaagggaggaagaaggtgtGCAAaatgttgtttattatgtaagcaagaggctaattggagtggAGCTGCAgtacccacctattgaaaagttagcctattgcttaaatTTGGCccctaggaagctgcggccttactttcaagctcacccaatcacggttttgactgGCCAGCCTCTatggcaagtcttgcaaaaactagAGACTgtgggtagattgttaaaatgggcagtcgaacttcggcagttcgatatatcttacttgctgcgagcagcgataaaagggcaagccttggctgacttaattatagagttcactgaacttacagatagcgagcagactgaaaagcctaatgagcctgagtctcaaaaccaagctccctcatggaaattatttacagatggttcttctaacgagtgccgcgctggagcaggagtgatattgataatgtcggaagggcatcgatttcactacgcaatcaagtttgacttcactacttctaacaacgaagccgagtgtGAACCATTATTCGCTGGGttgcggttagccagggacatgaatataaaagttctcgacatctacagtgattctcagctggtggtgaatcaagtcatgggagaataccaagcgcgaggtctaaagatggttgcctatttaaacaaaacaaaagatctattggctgagttcgacaaatacaccctccagcaagtacctcgcgaccagaattccaatgttgatgctttggccaagttagcaagtacaaaggatgctgatactctaaatATAGTATAGGTTGAGCGACTGTCTATGCCAAGCATctaagcagaggagaccactatggtgatccagatggcggatacatggatggcaccatatatagagtatctgatgcaaggcgtgttaccaatggacagaaacaaagTTAGGACCCTTCAGCAaaaagctgctaggtatattctggtcaatggaatcttgtaccgaagaggatactcaatgccactcctcagatgtattccaaaagagaaggccaaagaattgatgaaagaggtacacgaaggcttttgtggagaccacgttggggggcaaagcttgtcaagaaagatcctgaggcaagggtacttctggccaacaatgaatgaagactcgatggagtttgtatggaggtgcgacaagtgccaaaggttcttcaaaatcccatgagcagcccctaatgagcttaaacagaagcaaagtccgtggccgtttgtagtttggggtatagatctaatcggatctttgcccacaggaaagggcggcgtcaagtatgttgtggttgccatCGATTAcgtcaccaagtgggccgaagctgagccactcgcaaccataaagACCAAAAAGTTGCTGGATTTCGTGATAAAAAACATCGTTTgttgctatggattgccaaggaaaatcatcTCAAATaacggcacacagtttgatagtgatttattcacggacttttacgaacggcatgggattatcaagagctattcctcagtcgctcatccccaagaaaatggacaagtcgaagcagtcaacaaaacgctaaaggatactttgaagaaaagactggaagaagctaagggggcatggccagagcaatttcctgaagtcctttggtcgtacagaacgtcccaccgaacaacaacaggccatactccattctctttagcttatgggtatgaggctatgttccgtgttgagttagatccgccttcgcatcgcagaaaAGCCTACAATCAAGGTTCGAACAgctagctattgatggaatccttggacttgatcgatgagaaacgtgaacaagcccaacttcgagtaactgcgtaccaacaaaaagtcgcccggtatttcaattctgaAGTgtgagaaaggaaattcaatgtcggagatctagcacttcgaagagttttcctaaacacctgcgaccaaggtgctggagtacttggaccataatgggaagggccttaccagattgaagaagtcctccatccaggcacctacaaactttcTCGCCTAAATGGAGaactcattcctcgctattggaatggagaacacctacgcaagtactatcaatgaacaatccttcttaaaggattggcttgtattaattttaatttttacaagttatgaaaaagtgTTGGTCATTTTAtctgactaatcgcttataagtgtaagatctttttgattaatcgtacagacacgttttttccatttattataagaaatataagggactgtgcgcagccagtcattcttgccaattattgtattttatacaagtatttgctcattacgtgtgttgttttgctgtattacaattttaattattttgctccgagtagtattgttcgaacaggttttggtcaaggcaagtgaccaaggacttaatgctccttgatcacttgggcggcacataaggtatctagtaagcaaagcgtatcgaaaggtatgtaaacacatgagcaaaataagtgaaagcatgctagggtacttagagtatatttcaaaattttgtattttgttaaatcaaaccaaagtactatgctaagttcggtcatgcgaacatatgctataataagatgcaaatatattataatatcaaaatgaatccTTTAACACCacgagcagtcgctgctcggatgtaattgttcaattaaaagtaaaagctgttcaattaaaagtaaaagctgcacGTGCAGCAATAAATATTCAACTAGAAaataagtgtctttacatcacgactcgTAGGCCATGTACTGAAAAgattaaagagaaagaaaaatagtagactacgaggctggaggatcttgaggggtgcctTGGTCGACGACATTTGTAGCTTCATTGTCTGTCCCATCCATGccagtggccaaggagatttTGGGTGAGGCAGGTACCCTTGCTCTATCTTGTTCCGCCAATCGAGCAACGCAGCgggctatctcagcatgccttgCGCGCTCGGGAAAATTGCTGAAATCAgcctcttggttgtgtttccagaagtcatagaaacacttaaccgtgtcattcttgtacctttccaaattgctggcattAGCTTTTTCAAGCTTCTTGATCCGGCCCTCCAATGTTGCGGTCTCCTGTCTGCTCACGGTCAAGTCctcctcgagctttttagcctcgcTGTAGTTGATgtggttagactccttgaacttgTCTCTTTGCTCGACGACCTTATCCAGAGCAGTTTGCTTCTCCTTTAACTCCTCAGCTAGTTTGTTCTTCTCCTCAAGCACTGCTTCAAACTATTCAACATATTTTGCTTCGGCAGATTTGAGTTCTTCAGCGTGCCGTTGCTCCAAAGCCCTGGACTGCTCAGTGATAGCACCCGAGTTGAGCCGGCCGACAATAAGGGTCAGCATTGCCTACGAACAGAGCGAAAGTTAAACTGACTGTAGAGTATAAAAGGGCTGTCTCCAcagaaaaagataacttacaTTGGCAAACTCATTTAATGCGCgggttaagatctggtcgacgtccatcgtCTTCATCCCAGCCATCGGCTCTCGGCAACGTTTgtgcttcaaaattttggccACCCTGTCTTTGACCAATCTTAAGGTGCTACTCAATATGTCGCCCCTTGTGGAAGCAGGAGCATCCTGCTGAGTCTGGTCGATTGGGGCCGGTGGAGAAGGTGTCGACCCAACAGGAGCAGGGGGAGTTTGCTGCTCGAGAGGAGAAGGAGTTGGAGATACATTTGTTGAAGGTCCGTCTGTCGGAGGGCCTGCAGTACGGGTTTTCTTGGCCAGAGGCGCGTTACTGCTTTCCCCGGGATGCCGCTTGCTTTTTCTCTTCTTGCTCAAGGGAGCTTCAAGAGCCTCGGGGGCACTGTATATGTCGAACACATTCTCGGAGTCCATGTCTGTAAGAAAAGAAAAtacacgaacagtgagatagtataaacgattgagtatgttatgtcaggaaaagaaacaaagaaaattgtaagtgaatACATCGCTATATTATATACtatactagtgttacactcactctctggcatgaagaattctgaatctaaattgggagcgtacttaaaatttctgtccccgtcaaataagtgacagggaattagcaaactatctaagagcgagagataaGTACCATTCTCATTCGAAGATTCGTCGAGGAGCTCgagaggttcggtggctttctttcTTCCCTTTCCCgttggggcggggggagcagcagcccgcaGAGTGCTgaagggttccctgattgtcactctagttgccctcctcggagggggttgtgacacgtctaggtgctgctcgggaacctctccaccagtggcactccccacTGTTGGCTCCCTCACATCCTAGTGAGGGGCCAAAAGCGcgaccagtctcagattggcctctgtgaccagttgtttgacacttttctctatgtcgatcatgctggccaggagggctAATCGGATCTCCATGTTTGGAGTAGGCTCTGGTCACAACCATGGGCCTAAAACGCAGTAAATTTCTAAGGaaaatgcagcaaaaaattgaagaaagataaacgaccagtggtacaaagactttacctccttgtgtgaaggccaagttgtttgcGACCATGTCAGTggtcagaaagtactccagatggtacttccccacgtttgAGATATAAGTGGTGTCAGTTAGGAAAGTGCGGCCTGTTTcatggtgacagaagtggaaaaaccccgtgttttcctggttggggttggatttaaggtcgaacaggtagttgacctcatgtggcgtggggacgggccatttcttatggctatagaggacatagagtgcagcaagcattctatatccattgggagttatttgaaaagtggcgaccccgaagtaattggccaccccctggaaaaaaggatgaaagcgcctcgatgtggtatctcgaccaggcgctaacagcgcctccaggcaagtttgcccgttggtcttgagtgggttggactagtgtcaccccaggaagtccatattttttaatataattagtgatcaTCCTAATCGTAACTCGACTAGaaggggcgacgtaccattcaacGTCTGGTTGAACGGCGTTTTGAGGCTGAGCGTGAGTTTGAATGTTAGGATTAGGGATATTTCTTTCCTGACCACTGGTTGAGGGAATTCTAGCCTGAGGAGCAGGATGATTTGAAcggttggaaggtttctttttctgggtagtggattttactctaaccatggctggaaggtttgactgaggtctattgggtggagttcgagaaaaaggaatttctggtatcaaCAGCGACAGTTGCTCCTCAtcttcaagtaattgggcaagcaagtcatcatcgataggcctttcacctccccataGATCTTGCATggaaagctgcgaacagagaaagggggaggtgagaacgtaaagcctaaaaatctgtgttgagagttagaataacgttgctcgagtataaaagttaagcttttatacagctaGCAACAGtctagcaaaaacactatgttttatacgagcagtttgaaaaacagattgaaaagcggaagtaaaaagtttttggaaaaaagctttttcgactccgaaggggtgggaaaaacccagtttttcaagtagcctaaaaatcgaattttgacttcgattttacgcccttaaatctacaatcttgattaccaaactggctcctaactcctacgaaatgttacttcactaccctatcaagcatctatTGATATACACACAATCCCCATAACAGTTTCAACCAAGAACATGCAAAGGTTCAGAAATAAAAATAAGCACAAAAAACAGTTTTGCATGGCAACTTAAACGACTAAGAAGTTTGTGAAACTTACTTAGATGAAGAACGGAGTCGGAACACAAAGTTTGAACACGAAAGCTTTCGAGCATCTGGATGTGAGTTCCTAGGAATTTCTGGGCTCTGAAGACGGGAGCTCTTCGAAGTTCTTGGAGAAGAGAtggcaagtgaaaagtaaaaagtaaaaatgtggaTTTGGCATATTACTTATAGTGGCTGCGACACGGTagaagaagtaatcatgaattaACTTTTTCAGAggatggggaagtgtaatagccatcagacaagttattgggaaaccaaaaagacttgattggacatgattgatcacttttttcaagaaagcacgggcggctctgacagatttcgtggggtattcgaagggtcagtttcctaagtttacttattgctggtcgcaataaataaacttggggggaaaatttttacctaaaaaatggctgctgatgacgtggcagggatttctcacacgtggttgacacatgCCAGAagtgctgttcgactatcgaccagaggcacatcacttcgtcaggcTTAAGTATTAGATACAATCAGTCTGGTCGtatagtttattttatttacttctaaagttgtaatcttataataattgcattgaatatttcctcattattaccttgatacgtggttattaaggaaagatatggccagttggcccatgtaaccctccttgagcctataaatatacatgaaatagctcaaggaagggacttttgatccttGAATTTCTTtgtgaagagagagagagaaagagagctatagtgcaattatcaatcgtttcattgtatttcttccaaggtttgtgaaactcaagaaccctagttctttgatcatgactttgagattcaatattaataatagcactaattGGACgaaggtcattaccattctttggggccgaaccactataaatccttggtgttttcttcttttccattggattatctttcttaattgtcgttttatcttttgtcgtacatttgactccgtgtcgttagccaaatcaagggtcaataaAAGACATTTCAATAGGACACAATTGCTGCTAGGTACAAAAATAAGATGTCCGGTATGTTTCTAAACACTGGTCGGTAGGTCAGTTCGTGGACCCCCTCCACTATGGTGGAGGGTTTGAATTTATAATGCTCTTTTGCCCAGGGGTTGCACATTACGTAACTGATGGTGAAAATATCCTATTATTCTCACCAGTAGCAATAGTCCTATTTATTAGGAGGTTTGACCAAGTTTTTAGGGCTGCTAGGCGCCCTCTGCGGGTGGTTAGGTGATTCTTGCAGATTCCTAACGGTGTGTGTAACCTCTTATCGCTAACCAGGTTTGGCTATCCATTATACCGAGCAGTTGAGCCTCTTCTAATATTCTGCCGAGCAGTAACTTGTTGTATACCCCGCAGGTATACACCGAACAACCTGTGTGGGGGTCTGCCTAGCCTTCTCTACGTGTCTAAGTTTACAACCAAGTCAGATATGTCATTTTTTAGGATAACACTTGCCCCCTAGGTTTGCAATGGTGCTAAGCAGCATGGATACTTTCTCCTGGGGACCACCCCGTTAATCCTGGTCAGGGGTATATGCTCCTTCCTACGTGGCATAACATCTGATACAATTAATAGCCTTTGAGAATTTCTTCAAGTTTCCAAGAAATGACTTTTCACTTTTTCTCGCCTCTTTTTGGATCCATAAAGCGTCATGATGGCCTCTCTTAAAAATTGTACCGATGGCTATGCAGTTATCGAAGAGTGGGCTTACGTGTGAGGCAGGGGAGGAGACATGATTGGTGAGAGAGGTTGACTAGTAGTTGCTGAAGAGATTGTTGAGTGGATGGATGCATTAAATTTTGGCAAGGCGAAGCTCATTTCTTTTTATAAATAGGAGTGCCCAACCCTTTCTTCTCTTTTCACCTTCTTCTTTACTTTACGCAAACCAAAGCCAACCCAAAAACCCTAAACCATCTCCTCCTAATCTGTTCGAGAGCTAGTTCATGCCCAAACTTTTGTGTCTCACCACCTTCATACCATGAACACGGTTTTGGCGCCATACTCCTGCAGCAAGTAAGTTTTCCAAACTTCTCTATTTAACTTGGCATTGTGTGtgagatattttttttctttttctctttcttcaTTCTTTACTGTAGCCATGGGTGGTATTTGCATTTTGCTTGAATCTAGGTTTGAATGAATGTTTTGGGTAGTTCTAGGAATGGGTTGTTCCTATTGGCCTTTGATTTCGTGAAAATCTACCTCACAGTGCCCTTTCTGACTGATTTGTGTTTGGTGTTCTTAAAGAACATGAAGAATATTTCTTgaaaaattttcaaaattttttcgTTTCCTCAACACTTCTTGTACTTTGATATGATTTATATGCTGGTTGGTGCTTCTCACTATTCGTCATTTTATGCAGGTCggtatttgttgacgcggttcttcagcaacagataattaagagaagaagagaaagagattagtactaaaagtagaaccgtcataGATACGAGATCTttgggaaagaactaggtgactcaagacacgtttttaagtggttcgaaggttaaaatccctctactccactagtcaatattattgatattctctgggtatttggtttacaaagtatatagttcttcaaagactattttttccaacccctatcaactcccagggtctccttatttataggagagggcacctggaagttggtagggaggtcatcccgtgaccttaccatttgtcatatcaaatctgtgacattcatgattaattcctaaacctaacacataagtgtggtctaatcagtatggaaggagataatgggccacacggcccaacccgtccgtgggtgtctgaatacgcacgttcctgctgcatgtccgagaagtcagggggatatcggacacgtgatggcaggaatatgcacgtttatcttgcgtgttgacttcccatagggtcggagcttcctgagaagctcgcgaccggagcagttcataacccgagctgctccgtccgtggccttcggatgtcattctcagctcctggggcaacaaatgcgagctggaatcaggaccccctcgagctgacaagggcccgtcttggaaatagagcctccggcctgcgggagcctcggactaaatcaggtttagtccgaggctcgccctgctaaacagcccgtgggaaaaccagggcgtacatctgccccccaagctcctactcgtggtctatgacgtcagatacaggagaccacagtaggggcttctagacttcccccacaacccttcgcattccattcttttcgcaggcgt from the Humulus lupulus chromosome X, drHumLupu1.1, whole genome shotgun sequence genome contains:
- the LOC133806440 gene encoding uncharacterized protein LOC133806440, whose amino-acid sequence is MDSENVFDIYSAPEALEAPLSKKRKSKRHPGESSNAPLAKKTRTAGPPTDGPSTNVSPTPSPLEQQTPPAPVGSTPSPPAPIDQTQQDAPASTRGDILSSTLRLVKDRVAKILKHKRCREPMAGMKTMDVDQILTRALNEFANFEAVLEEKNKLAEELKEKQTALDKVVEQRDKFKESNHINYSEAKKLEEDLTVSRQETATLEGRIKKLEKANASNLESFYF